One genomic region from Prunus persica cultivar Lovell chromosome G3, Prunus_persica_NCBIv2, whole genome shotgun sequence encodes:
- the LOC18784170 gene encoding G-type lectin S-receptor-like serine/threonine-protein kinase At4g27290 isoform X1: MDTKSNPKFGFNILLLCLFLKSHISLAADTISADESLSGDQTIVSADGVFELGFFKPGIFSYNYVGIWYSEQVVSERTIVWVANREIPVADRFSSVLRISDGNLILFSESKTPVWSTNLASTTTSGSVQAVLLDSGNLVLRADGSSTNTSEPLWQSFDHPAHTLLPGGKLGFNIVTNRTQILTSWKSSEDPAPGLFSLQLDPNGSNAYLIFWNRSRQYWSSGAWDAKSRIFSWVPEMRRNNMYNYSYVTNKNESYYTYSLNNPKTISRLVMHTSGQIRQFTWSENSREWNLFGSQPKRQCEVYDFCGASGSCNELSTVSCNCLTGFEPKSEIEWNLRAYSSGCSRITNLQYCGTAVSTSAKYRAPDVFQEIRIMSLPENNQSVVIGNISECGSICLNSCSCTAYAYDSSTGCSIFTGDLLNLQQLGTGERSGTTLYIRLGSALPLLKSVNANKRSLVIALVSETAGLLTITFGYFLWKKTWGKERARRRKNGETKTLEKERKHRKKYDEILSNVGDGDGKNDTELPLFSLRSILAATNNFSEANKVGEGGFGPVYKGILPGNQEVAIKRLSKKSGQGHQEFMNELKLIAKLQHTNLVRLFGYCIEEEELILIYEFMANRSLDKFLFDPSEKLELDWGKRFRIIEGIAQGILYIHKYSRLKIIHRDLKASNVLLDGAMNPKISDFGMAKIFEINQTEANTNRVVGTYGYMSPEYARYGHFSEKLDVFSFGVLLLEIVSGKKNAAFHRFEHSLTLAGWAWELWREGRGMEVIDASVRETCRHDEALKCIQVGFLCVQEDPADRPTMSSVILMLANEATSLPPSKEPAFSTHRNSVAVSSSPQTTPIISNNAVTISLPEGR, translated from the exons ATGGATACCAAAAGTAACCCAAAATTCGGGTTCAACATTCTTTTATTATGCCTATTTCTCAAGTCCCATATATCCCTTGCAGCTGACACCATAAGTGCAGACGAATCTCTCTCGGGTGATCAAACCATTGTCTCAGCGGATGGGGTTTTTGAGCTGGGTTTCTTCAAACCAGGTATTTTTTCATACAACTACGTAGGCATATGGTACTCTGAGCAAGTAGTATCTGAGAGGACCATAGTTTGGGTGGCAAATAGGGAAATACCAGTCGCTGATAGATTTTCTTCAGTCTTGAGGATCTCAGATGGTAATCTAATTCTCTTCAGTGAATCCAAAACTCCAGTTTGGTCCACAAATTTagcctccaccaccacctcagGTTCTGTACAAGCAGTTCTATTAGATAGTGGAAACCTTGTCTTAAGGGCTGATGGGTCAAGTACTAATACATCAGAGCCTTTGTGGCAAAGCTTTGATCATCCAGCTCATACATTGCTACCAGGAGGTAAACTTGGATTCAACATTGTCACTAATCGAACCCAAATTCTCACATCATGGAAGAGTTCAGAGGATCCTGCACCAGGTCTTTTCAGTCTTCAGCTTGACCCCAATGGAAGTAATGCATATCTCATATTTTGGAATAGGTCTAGACAGTATTGGAGCAGTGGAGCATGGGATGCAAAGTCACGTATTTTCAGCTGGGTTCCTGAGATGAGGCGTAACAATATGTACAATTACAGCTATGTTACAAACAAAAACGAAAGTTATTACACCTATTCTCTAAATAATCCCAAGACAATATCTCGACTCGTGATGCATACCTCAGGGCAGATTCGGCAATTCACATGGTCGGAGAATTCCAGAGAGTGGAATTTGTTTGGGAGCCAACCAAAAAGGCAATgtgaagtttatgatttttgcGGGGCATCCGGCAGTTGCAACGAGTTAAGCACGGTCTCCTGTAATTGTTTGACAGGTTTTGAGCCGAAGTCAGAGATTGAGTGGAATTTGCGGGCTTATTCTAGTGGGTGTTCAAGAATAACCAACCTGCAGTACTGTGGGACTGCTGTTAGTACTAGTGCTAAATATAGGGCGCCAGACGTGTTTCAAGAAATCCGTATCATGTCATTGCCAGAAAATAATCAGTCTGTGGTGATTGGAAATATTTCTGAATGTGGTTCAATCTGCTTAAACAGCTGCTCTTGCACTGCTTATGCTTATGATAGCAGCACTGGATGCTCAATTTTCACTGGAGATCTCTTAAATTTGCAGCAACTGGGAACAGGTGAAAGGAGTGGAACAACTTTATACATCAGACTTGGATCTGCTCTTCCACTGCTTAAAA GTGTTAATGCTAATAAACGATCCCTTGTGATTGCATTAGTCTCAGAAACAGCAGGATTGCTTACAATAACTTTTGGGTATTTCTTATGGAAGAAAACATGGGGAAAGGAAAG GGCGCGTAGGAGGAAGAATGGTGAGACTAAAACATTGGAAAAGGAAAG GAAGCATAGGAAGAAATATGATGAAATTTTAAGTAATGTTGGTGATGGAGATGGAAAGAATGATACAGAGCTACCACTCTTCAGTTTAAGGAGTATATTAGCTGCTACTAACAACTTCTCTGAAGCTAATAAGGTGGGAGAAGGAGGGTTTGGCCCTGTTTATAAG GGGATTTTGCCTGGAAATCAAGAAGTGGCCATAAAAAGGCTGTCGAAGAAGTCAGGGCAAGGACATCAGGAGTTCATGAATGAGTTAAAGCTTATAGCCAAACTCCAACACACCAATCTTGTTAGGCTCTTTGGTTACTGTATTGAAGAGGAGGAACTGATTTTGATCTACGAGTTCATGGCCAATCGAAGTCTGGacaagtttttgtttg ATCCATCTGAAAAATTAGAGCTAGATTGGGGAAAACGTTTTCGAATTATAGAAGGTATTGCTCAAGGAATACTTTATATCCACAAGTATTCCAGattgaaaatcattcacagggACCTGAAAGCAAGTAATGTTCTGTTGGATGGAGcaatgaaccccaaaatttcagACTTTGGAATGGCAAAGATTTTTGAGATAAATCAAACTGAAGCAAATACTAACAGAGTTGTTGGCACATa CGGCTACATGTCACCTGAGTATGCAAGATATGGCCATTTCTCTGAGAAACTGGATGTGTTTAGTTTTGGAGTGTTGCTGCTGGAGATTGTTAGTGGAAAGAAGAATGCTGCTTTTCATCGCTTTGAACATTCACTAACTCTTGCTGGATGG GCATGGGAATTATGGAGAGAAGGTAGAGGAATGGAGGTTATCGATGCATCAGTGAGGGAAACATGCCGGCATGATGAAGCTTTGAAGTGTATACAGGTAGGATTTTTGTGTGTTCAAGAAGATCCAGCTGATCGGCCAACAATGTCTTCTGTAATTCTTATGCTGGCCAATGAAGCTACATCTCTTCCACCCTCCAAAGAACCTGCTTTTTCAACACATAGGAATTCCGTTGCTGTTAGTTCTTCTCCTCAAACAACTCCCATTATTTCCAATAATGCAGTAACCATTAGTTTGCCAGAAGGTCGATAG
- the LOC18784170 gene encoding G-type lectin S-receptor-like serine/threonine-protein kinase At4g27290 isoform X2, whose protein sequence is MDTKSNPKFGFNILLLCLFLKSHISLAADTISADESLSGDQTIVSADGVFELGFFKPGIFSYNYVGIWYSEQVVSERTIVWVANREIPVADRFSSVLRISDGNLILFSESKTPVWSTNLASTTTSGSVQAVLLDSGNLVLRADGSSTNTSEPLWQSFDHPAHTLLPGGKLGFNIVTNRTQILTSWKSSEDPAPGLFSLQLDPNGSNAYLIFWNRSRQYWSSGAWDAKSRIFSWVPEMRRNNMYNYSYVTNKNESYYTYSLNNPKTISRLVMHTSGQIRQFTWSENSREWNLFGSQPKRQCEVYDFCGASGSCNELSTVSCNCLTGFEPKSEIEWNLRAYSSGCSRITNLQYCGTAVSTSAKYRAPDVFQEIRIMSLPENNQSVVIGNISECGSICLNSCSCTAYAYDSSTGCSIFTGDLLNLQQLGTGVNANKRSLVIALVSETAGLLTITFGYFLWKKTWGKERARRRKNGETKTLEKERKHRKKYDEILSNVGDGDGKNDTELPLFSLRSILAATNNFSEANKVGEGGFGPVYKGILPGNQEVAIKRLSKKSGQGHQEFMNELKLIAKLQHTNLVRLFGYCIEEEELILIYEFMANRSLDKFLFDPSEKLELDWGKRFRIIEGIAQGILYIHKYSRLKIIHRDLKASNVLLDGAMNPKISDFGMAKIFEINQTEANTNRVVGTYGYMSPEYARYGHFSEKLDVFSFGVLLLEIVSGKKNAAFHRFEHSLTLAGWAWELWREGRGMEVIDASVRETCRHDEALKCIQVGFLCVQEDPADRPTMSSVILMLANEATSLPPSKEPAFSTHRNSVAVSSSPQTTPIISNNAVTISLPEGR, encoded by the exons ATGGATACCAAAAGTAACCCAAAATTCGGGTTCAACATTCTTTTATTATGCCTATTTCTCAAGTCCCATATATCCCTTGCAGCTGACACCATAAGTGCAGACGAATCTCTCTCGGGTGATCAAACCATTGTCTCAGCGGATGGGGTTTTTGAGCTGGGTTTCTTCAAACCAGGTATTTTTTCATACAACTACGTAGGCATATGGTACTCTGAGCAAGTAGTATCTGAGAGGACCATAGTTTGGGTGGCAAATAGGGAAATACCAGTCGCTGATAGATTTTCTTCAGTCTTGAGGATCTCAGATGGTAATCTAATTCTCTTCAGTGAATCCAAAACTCCAGTTTGGTCCACAAATTTagcctccaccaccacctcagGTTCTGTACAAGCAGTTCTATTAGATAGTGGAAACCTTGTCTTAAGGGCTGATGGGTCAAGTACTAATACATCAGAGCCTTTGTGGCAAAGCTTTGATCATCCAGCTCATACATTGCTACCAGGAGGTAAACTTGGATTCAACATTGTCACTAATCGAACCCAAATTCTCACATCATGGAAGAGTTCAGAGGATCCTGCACCAGGTCTTTTCAGTCTTCAGCTTGACCCCAATGGAAGTAATGCATATCTCATATTTTGGAATAGGTCTAGACAGTATTGGAGCAGTGGAGCATGGGATGCAAAGTCACGTATTTTCAGCTGGGTTCCTGAGATGAGGCGTAACAATATGTACAATTACAGCTATGTTACAAACAAAAACGAAAGTTATTACACCTATTCTCTAAATAATCCCAAGACAATATCTCGACTCGTGATGCATACCTCAGGGCAGATTCGGCAATTCACATGGTCGGAGAATTCCAGAGAGTGGAATTTGTTTGGGAGCCAACCAAAAAGGCAATgtgaagtttatgatttttgcGGGGCATCCGGCAGTTGCAACGAGTTAAGCACGGTCTCCTGTAATTGTTTGACAGGTTTTGAGCCGAAGTCAGAGATTGAGTGGAATTTGCGGGCTTATTCTAGTGGGTGTTCAAGAATAACCAACCTGCAGTACTGTGGGACTGCTGTTAGTACTAGTGCTAAATATAGGGCGCCAGACGTGTTTCAAGAAATCCGTATCATGTCATTGCCAGAAAATAATCAGTCTGTGGTGATTGGAAATATTTCTGAATGTGGTTCAATCTGCTTAAACAGCTGCTCTTGCACTGCTTATGCTTATGATAGCAGCACTGGATGCTCAATTTTCACTGGAGATCTCTTAAATTTGCAGCAACTGGGAACAG GTGTTAATGCTAATAAACGATCCCTTGTGATTGCATTAGTCTCAGAAACAGCAGGATTGCTTACAATAACTTTTGGGTATTTCTTATGGAAGAAAACATGGGGAAAGGAAAG GGCGCGTAGGAGGAAGAATGGTGAGACTAAAACATTGGAAAAGGAAAG GAAGCATAGGAAGAAATATGATGAAATTTTAAGTAATGTTGGTGATGGAGATGGAAAGAATGATACAGAGCTACCACTCTTCAGTTTAAGGAGTATATTAGCTGCTACTAACAACTTCTCTGAAGCTAATAAGGTGGGAGAAGGAGGGTTTGGCCCTGTTTATAAG GGGATTTTGCCTGGAAATCAAGAAGTGGCCATAAAAAGGCTGTCGAAGAAGTCAGGGCAAGGACATCAGGAGTTCATGAATGAGTTAAAGCTTATAGCCAAACTCCAACACACCAATCTTGTTAGGCTCTTTGGTTACTGTATTGAAGAGGAGGAACTGATTTTGATCTACGAGTTCATGGCCAATCGAAGTCTGGacaagtttttgtttg ATCCATCTGAAAAATTAGAGCTAGATTGGGGAAAACGTTTTCGAATTATAGAAGGTATTGCTCAAGGAATACTTTATATCCACAAGTATTCCAGattgaaaatcattcacagggACCTGAAAGCAAGTAATGTTCTGTTGGATGGAGcaatgaaccccaaaatttcagACTTTGGAATGGCAAAGATTTTTGAGATAAATCAAACTGAAGCAAATACTAACAGAGTTGTTGGCACATa CGGCTACATGTCACCTGAGTATGCAAGATATGGCCATTTCTCTGAGAAACTGGATGTGTTTAGTTTTGGAGTGTTGCTGCTGGAGATTGTTAGTGGAAAGAAGAATGCTGCTTTTCATCGCTTTGAACATTCACTAACTCTTGCTGGATGG GCATGGGAATTATGGAGAGAAGGTAGAGGAATGGAGGTTATCGATGCATCAGTGAGGGAAACATGCCGGCATGATGAAGCTTTGAAGTGTATACAGGTAGGATTTTTGTGTGTTCAAGAAGATCCAGCTGATCGGCCAACAATGTCTTCTGTAATTCTTATGCTGGCCAATGAAGCTACATCTCTTCCACCCTCCAAAGAACCTGCTTTTTCAACACATAGGAATTCCGTTGCTGTTAGTTCTTCTCCTCAAACAACTCCCATTATTTCCAATAATGCAGTAACCATTAGTTTGCCAGAAGGTCGATAG